The following are encoded in a window of Sulfurimonas sp. C5 genomic DNA:
- a CDS encoding diguanylate cyclase — protein MTVNLKSFKSKIFTIVLIPIISIIYFTFYYVKLSNSNINTITSQKENILLVDKLIDVVHNLQIEQDLAVHFVNSQKSQNLQENFTTAYKNSDTSIKLLETLRHENKDSYLQNLPALRLQVLDQNLSFDQVLQAYTRINNNTINVIKYLLPKVDENRYDALFLINLELLKESAGLERACIYNDLLTPNSDLKCKNTLLYLQQDQKNRIDDLSLYSNGLSESSYKKYVDKQNIEELDRFRKLYKQHKLKKEDAIYWYEVSTNNINTYNKVSKDILNKFIINLDDNYRETMHNLNIAMILWIVSIISGVYFIFLINKLFKEHEKHADDLELSSRTLDSYEGIVITDKDTHIIKVNKGFERITGYSAEDAIGKKTSILKSGNNPKSLYKAMWGSVNSTGSWTGEVINKRKDGKLYSQRLSISAFRDKEGNVKNYIGHLFDITELRKAQQEAVYQASHDALTKLINRTHLLTRMREELNRSKRHGFKNAFLFIDLDNFKNVNDSFGHHVGDKLLIHVAEALKSSVRECDIVARLSGDEFAVVLLDIDSSYKKLEDVIEFVAYKILNQLNHEIIIDSNKVKVGSSIGVRVFPKDHLDEEDQIIKDADSAMYKAKNGGKNRFVVYQG, from the coding sequence ATGACTGTAAACTTAAAATCTTTTAAATCTAAAATATTCACTATTGTTTTAATACCTATTATTTCGATAATTTATTTTACATTTTACTATGTCAAACTTTCTAATTCAAATATAAATACTATTACATCTCAAAAAGAAAATATTTTACTTGTTGACAAACTTATAGATGTTGTACATAATTTACAGATAGAACAAGATCTTGCCGTTCACTTTGTAAATTCACAAAAATCACAAAATCTTCAAGAAAACTTTACAACTGCTTATAAAAATAGCGATACATCTATTAAACTTTTAGAGACTTTACGTCACGAAAATAAAGACAGTTATCTTCAAAATCTTCCTGCTTTACGTTTACAGGTTCTCGATCAAAATCTTTCCTTTGATCAAGTCCTTCAGGCATATACACGTATAAACAACAATACAATCAATGTGATAAAATACCTACTTCCAAAAGTAGATGAAAACAGGTATGATGCTCTGTTTTTAATTAACTTAGAACTTTTAAAAGAAAGTGCAGGACTTGAAAGAGCATGTATCTATAATGACTTACTGACTCCAAACTCTGATTTAAAATGTAAAAATACGCTCTTATATTTACAGCAAGATCAAAAAAACAGAATTGACGATTTGTCACTATATTCAAACGGATTGTCAGAAAGCAGCTATAAAAAATATGTCGATAAACAAAATATTGAAGAACTAGATAGGTTTCGAAAACTTTATAAGCAACATAAACTCAAAAAAGAAGATGCGATTTATTGGTATGAAGTTTCTACAAATAACATCAACACTTATAATAAAGTTTCCAAAGATATACTCAATAAATTTATTATTAACTTAGATGATAACTATCGTGAGACCATGCATAATTTAAACATTGCTATGATTCTATGGATCGTATCAATCATCTCTGGAGTTTATTTTATTTTCCTTATCAATAAACTTTTTAAAGAGCATGAAAAACATGCTGATGATTTAGAACTCTCTTCCCGTACACTCGATTCATATGAAGGTATCGTTATAACAGACAAAGATACTCATATCATTAAAGTCAATAAAGGATTTGAAAGAATCACAGGTTATAGTGCCGAAGATGCTATAGGCAAAAAAACATCTATCTTGAAATCTGGAAATAATCCTAAATCTTTATACAAAGCAATGTGGGGTAGTGTAAATTCTACAGGTTCATGGACTGGTGAGGTAATCAATAAAAGAAAAGATGGGAAATTATATTCTCAAAGACTTTCTATCTCTGCATTTCGTGATAAAGAGGGAAATGTAAAGAACTACATTGGACATCTTTTTGATATTACAGAATTAAGAAAAGCACAGCAAGAAGCTGTTTATCAAGCAAGTCATGACGCTTTAACTAAATTGATAAATAGAACACATCTACTTACACGAATGCGTGAAGAGCTTAATCGTTCAAAACGCCACGGTTTTAAAAATGCATTCCTGTTTATAGATTTAGACAACTTTAAAAATGTTAATGATAGTTTCGGCCATCATGTTGGAGACAAACTGCTTATACATGTAGCTGAGGCTCTTAAAAGCTCTGTACGTGAATGTGATATAGTAGCTAGACTGAGTGGAGATGAGTTTGCCGTAGTTCTTCTTGATATTGACAGCAGCTATAAAAAACTTGAAGATGTAATTGAGTTTGTGGCCTATAAAATTTTAAATCAACTTAACCATGAGATAATTATTGACTCCAATAAAGTTAAGGTAGGTTCTAGTATAGGTGTTCGTGTTTTTCCTAAAGATCATCTTGATGAAGAAGACCAAATCATCAAAGATGCCGACAGTGCTATGTATAAAGCAAAAAATGGTGGTAAAAACCGTTTTGTCGTATATCAAGGATAA
- a CDS encoding valine--tRNA ligase yields MSENKYNPQETENKYYKIWEDRGYFEIDGNKDIQEEGKNFAIMMPPPNVTGRLHIGHALTFTLQDIITRYKRMDGFKTLWQPGTDHAGIATQNVVEKQLLAEGTTKEAIGREAFLERAWKWKEESAGIMTTQLRKMGVSPAWKRERFTMDDGLQKSVKEAFVHLYNKGLIVRGNYMVNWCTHDGALSDIEVEYEDHDGKFYHIKYPFADGSGFVEVATTRPETYFGDTAVMVHPEDERYKDLIGKKVKLPLLDREVSIIADEHVDMEFGTGVVKVTPAHDQNDYEVGKRHDLEFITVFDEKGILNEFAGEFQGLERLESRDVIVKRLEDEGFMIKIEDHKHQVGHCYRCKNVVEPYISKQWFVRKEVADQSIEKTNAGEAKFFPPHWINSYNSWMGDLRDWCISRQLWWGHQIPVFYCDDCDHEFASQEDAPAACPKCASKNITQDPDVLDTWFSSALWPFSTLGWGNGDVEMDKLFQSDDLKEFYPNTLLITGFDILFFWVARMMMMGENFMGELPFNHIYLHALVRDEHGQKMSKSKGNVIDPLDMVNEFSADILRFTLAISAAQGRDIRMSTQKLEINRNFTNKLYNAAKFLQMNVDTFPDLGGFCMDTPLGKYMVSRLNQATKEVRAAMDEYKFNDAATVLYRFIWNEFCDWGIELSKADKSSIVELGAIFKEAMKLLHPFMPFITEHLYHQLSGTSLEESDSIMIKKYPFKTKQRKEEETFAIIMDAIVSIRRAKVLVDMANQKIEKAYVKVDGLSDEDKTMMLPFIAKLAKVDTVEFTDAKVENSVSDIADKCETFIPTESIDLTPIINKLTKQAEKLDKEITKLSGMLNNERFVANAPEDVLAKNREALAEAEDKKSKVMEQLQALQ; encoded by the coding sequence ATGTCAGAAAACAAGTACAATCCTCAAGAAACAGAGAACAAATACTACAAAATCTGGGAAGATCGCGGATACTTTGAGATAGATGGGAACAAAGATATCCAAGAAGAAGGGAAAAACTTTGCGATTATGATGCCACCACCGAATGTTACTGGTCGTCTTCATATCGGTCATGCACTTACGTTTACACTTCAAGATATTATCACTCGTTACAAACGTATGGATGGCTTTAAAACATTATGGCAGCCTGGTACTGACCACGCAGGTATTGCAACACAAAACGTAGTGGAGAAACAACTTTTAGCTGAAGGTACTACAAAAGAGGCAATCGGGCGTGAAGCATTTTTAGAGCGTGCTTGGAAATGGAAAGAAGAATCAGCAGGAATCATGACGACTCAGCTTCGTAAAATGGGTGTATCTCCTGCTTGGAAGCGTGAACGTTTTACTATGGATGACGGTCTTCAAAAATCTGTAAAAGAAGCTTTCGTTCACCTTTACAATAAAGGTCTTATCGTTCGTGGTAACTACATGGTTAACTGGTGTACACACGACGGTGCTCTTTCAGACATCGAAGTTGAATACGAAGATCACGACGGAAAATTTTACCACATCAAATACCCGTTTGCAGACGGCAGCGGATTTGTTGAAGTAGCGACAACTCGTCCTGAGACATATTTCGGGGATACTGCGGTTATGGTTCATCCTGAAGATGAAAGGTATAAAGATCTTATCGGTAAAAAGGTAAAACTTCCACTACTTGATCGTGAAGTTTCTATCATTGCAGATGAGCATGTTGATATGGAATTTGGAACGGGTGTTGTAAAAGTAACACCTGCTCACGATCAAAACGACTACGAAGTTGGAAAACGCCACGATTTAGAGTTTATCACCGTATTTGATGAAAAAGGGATCTTAAACGAATTCGCAGGAGAATTCCAAGGTTTAGAGCGTCTTGAATCTCGTGACGTAATTGTAAAACGTCTTGAAGATGAAGGTTTTATGATCAAAATCGAAGATCATAAACACCAGGTTGGACACTGTTACAGATGTAAAAACGTAGTTGAGCCGTATATTTCTAAACAATGGTTTGTAAGAAAAGAAGTGGCTGATCAGTCAATTGAAAAAACAAATGCAGGTGAAGCAAAATTCTTCCCGCCTCACTGGATCAACTCTTACAACTCTTGGATGGGTGATCTGCGTGACTGGTGTATCTCTCGTCAACTTTGGTGGGGACATCAGATACCGGTATTTTACTGTGATGACTGTGATCACGAATTTGCAAGCCAAGAGGATGCACCTGCAGCTTGTCCAAAATGTGCTAGTAAAAACATCACTCAAGATCCTGACGTTTTAGATACTTGGTTCTCTTCTGCGCTTTGGCCATTTTCAACTCTTGGCTGGGGTAATGGCGATGTTGAAATGGATAAACTTTTCCAATCAGACGACCTAAAAGAATTCTATCCAAACACTCTTTTAATTACTGGTTTTGACATCCTTTTCTTCTGGGTAGCTAGAATGATGATGATGGGTGAAAACTTCATGGGTGAACTACCGTTTAACCACATCTACCTTCACGCTCTTGTTCGTGACGAACACGGTCAAAAAATGTCAAAATCAAAAGGAAACGTTATCGATCCTCTGGATATGGTTAACGAATTTTCTGCCGATATTTTACGTTTTACTCTTGCAATCTCAGCTGCTCAAGGTCGTGACATTAGAATGAGTACGCAAAAGTTAGAGATCAACCGTAACTTTACGAACAAACTCTACAATGCGGCGAAGTTCTTACAAATGAATGTAGACACCTTCCCTGATCTTGGCGGTTTTTGTATGGATACTCCGCTTGGAAAATACATGGTTTCACGCCTTAACCAAGCGACTAAAGAGGTTCGTGCAGCTATGGATGAGTATAAATTCAACGATGCAGCAACAGTTCTTTACAGATTTATCTGGAATGAGTTCTGTGACTGGGGTATCGAGCTTAGCAAAGCCGACAAATCTTCGATTGTAGAACTTGGTGCAATTTTTAAAGAAGCTATGAAACTGTTACATCCGTTCATGCCGTTTATCACTGAGCATCTTTACCACCAACTAAGCGGTACATCTTTAGAAGAATCTGATTCTATTATGATCAAAAAGTATCCGTTCAAGACAAAACAACGTAAAGAGGAAGAGACTTTTGCAATCATTATGGATGCAATCGTATCTATCCGCCGTGCTAAAGTTTTAGTTGATATGGCTAATCAAAAAATTGAAAAAGCCTATGTAAAAGTTGACGGACTGAGTGATGAAGATAAAACTATGATGCTTCCGTTCATCGCTAAGTTAGCAAAAGTTGATACAGTTGAATTTACAGATGCAAAAGTTGAAAACTCTGTAAGCGATATTGCCGATAAATGTGAAACTTTCATTCCTACTGAAAGCATTGATTTAACGCCAATTATCAACAAACTTACAAAACAAGCTGAAAAACTTGACAAAGAGATTACTAAACTCTCAGGTATGTTAAATAATGAACGTTTCGTTGCAAATGCTCCAGAAGATGTTCTAGCAAAAAATCGTGAAGCTCTCGCAGAAGCTGAAGATAAAAAATCAAAAGTTATGGAGCAACTTCAAGCTCTTCAATAG
- a CDS encoding diguanylate cyclase, translating into MFFNGSFLYNQLLCSNVSLDEYSSEMRKVVLVNILLIISGTILLTFALYNLFIEKNHTLFIIDLIAFFVSTLIFYNLRRTLNVERTSIVTTLSIFAMMVAVVYFGKGNDFTLVWTVFFPVFAIFLNGSKRGILITFVFYIVILYLTYQGLGVWQEGMWNESSYTRFIVASIGITIIVFFFEVSLEKAHEALALVRRKEKDYIKILEEYSITDPLTQVYNRRYLNVQFDRLFEKAKKNKSFFALYIFDVDYFKQYNDTFGHVAGDTALQKTTEVLTNEVFKREVDYIFRLGGEEFCGLLIADDIEKIKYIIEKARAAIEGLQISHPKNPHKVLTASFGVCIINDFEIKNFDKMYKYADTALYNAKEQGRNCIVGTDRISTL; encoded by the coding sequence GTGTTTTTTAATGGTTCATTTTTATATAATCAGCTTCTCTGTTCAAATGTTTCACTAGACGAATACTCCTCAGAGATGAGGAAAGTGGTACTAGTAAATATTTTATTAATTATTAGTGGAACAATCCTTTTAACCTTCGCTTTATACAATCTTTTTATCGAGAAAAATCATACTTTATTCATTATTGACCTCATAGCTTTTTTTGTTTCAACGCTGATTTTTTACAACTTACGCAGAACATTAAATGTTGAACGGACTTCTATAGTAACAACATTATCAATTTTTGCGATGATGGTTGCTGTTGTTTATTTCGGAAAAGGTAATGATTTCACTTTGGTATGGACAGTTTTTTTCCCAGTATTTGCTATTTTTTTAAACGGTAGTAAAAGGGGAATACTGATCACATTCGTTTTTTATATTGTTATTTTATATTTAACATATCAAGGGCTTGGTGTCTGGCAAGAGGGTATGTGGAATGAATCAAGTTATACCCGTTTCATAGTCGCCAGTATAGGGATAACAATTATTGTATTCTTTTTTGAAGTGAGTTTGGAAAAAGCCCATGAAGCACTGGCACTTGTGAGAAGAAAAGAGAAAGACTACATTAAAATTTTGGAAGAATATTCCATTACGGATCCTTTGACACAAGTTTATAACAGAAGATATCTCAATGTCCAGTTTGACAGGTTGTTCGAAAAAGCGAAAAAGAATAAGAGCTTTTTTGCCCTTTATATATTTGATGTAGATTACTTTAAACAATACAACGACACTTTTGGGCATGTTGCTGGAGATACTGCTTTACAAAAGACAACAGAAGTTTTAACTAACGAAGTATTTAAGCGCGAAGTAGATTATATATTCAGACTTGGGGGTGAAGAGTTTTGCGGATTGCTGATAGCAGATGATATTGAGAAAATAAAATACATTATTGAAAAAGCCAGAGCAGCTATTGAAGGGTTACAAATTAGCCATCCGAAAAATCCGCATAAAGTTTTAACTGCTTCTTTTGGGGTTTGTATAATCAATGATTTTGAAATTAAAAATTTTGACAAGATGTATAAGTATGCAGATACAGCTTTATATAACGCAAAAGAGCAGGGAAGAAACTGCATAGTCGGTACTGATAGAATTAGCACACTTTAA